From the Telopea speciosissima isolate NSW1024214 ecotype Mountain lineage chromosome 9, Tspe_v1, whole genome shotgun sequence genome, the window TAGCTTGATGGATGACTTGTTTCTCAGTTGTAGTCCTCCTCCTTGATGTATATTATTCTGATGATCATTGAAAGAGTAATCTATCAAAAAGAACAGTAGAAAGAAGGAACTaaactaaacaaaacaaaacaccTTAGGTTGCTTAAGatcacaaaacaaaaactacttCGCTTCCAAATCCTATTACTGACTATATTAGACAAAAATTTGGAAACTATCCATTGTTATAAGAAAGGGCAAATAAGTTCTGGAAATGGGCAtgagaaaggaaaaggagaaaaccCACTAAAGGTAAATGGTTTCAGCCTGCTCTGACTTTGGGGAGAATGGAAACACCTCAAAGAGCAAAACAGGCTTTTCATTGAAACCAATAGGGAAGTTCTCTTTTActcacaaaataaaataaaataaaataaaaaagtgggGAAATCCTTAAGATGGTTTTAACCATCTAATAAATATacttttttttaagaaacattTTTTCTCCTCGATAAGAGGCCTTACGTTGTGTAATACCATTGGATTTACTTCAATGTTTCTGCTAAGTAAAGAATCTTGGTGAGGACCACAACTGACAATTCACATTCGTATTGCATTACAGACTTTATTTTCATCTATTTTTGATTGAGAAAGATGATAAGTAAGACCTATCTTCTGACAGAAACAGGGTCATAAGAGGAAACCCTTCATTCTCACCTCAAAATTTCAGCATTATTGTCTAGAAAGGTAAGATTAGATCACCCTTACCTGCATATATACACTGCACTTTGAGGTCATCTGTCTCAAGCATTAACCATAAGCTTCGTTCTTTCTCCAATATGTAATATCCAtcttttgaactttgaagacTTTTCTCTACAATGGCACCATTCTGATCACTAAGCATGGCAGCTCTTTAGCAATTCAAACAAATCTACCCTTCGGTGGCTGGTTTTGCTTGTTTATGGATAAGAGATTTTTTGTTGGAAGCCTTGTTTCCCTTCATGGATGATGAATTTGGTTTTAGCTGTGTAAACATTTtcaacaaataattaaaaaagcccccccccccccttggatCAAGGGCTCCTATTAGAATATCCATTTCATGAAGTCTTTCAATGGAAATTATTCTATTTTGGCATACCCAATTACTCACAGAATCACAAAAAGGGGCCCCTTTTTGCAACATTCAGGTTCATGAAGGCTTATATGAAAATCATCCTTAAGTTTGCTCATGTGGTAAGTACTAAATAGAGGATGCAATGGTTTAATATTTAATGATGAAACAGTATTCAGAAGATGTAGTTACATgataaggaaaaataaaataaaagtaaaactgactaaaggaaaagaaaaccctaCCTCACAAATTCTATTTGGTATCTATCCAACTTTGCCTAATTTGGTCAACTTGTCCAACCTACTTTGACCAACCCATTCTTACTATATTTTATTAATACTTTAAAATGTGATCTGGACTCTGGAGTCCATCAGCAGCTGCTCTCAGTTTTTGGAAGTGCAAAAGCCTATTATCAGCCAACCTTGATTTATAGACTGACTTCTTATATTCACACCATGTGAACTCTTTGTACAagctctcttctccttcttctatgAGGGTTGGTAAGGGTGCTATCTTCTCATCCAAAGGTGGCCCTCCAAAGTAGATCATTGAAACCCTGGACTTCAATCCATTTGTCAAAACCCTATGCTTCACACTCTTAAACCTCCCATTAGTCAAAACCTGTAAgatcacaacaacaacaacaaaaaaaaaaaaaaaaaacaattagaaaagaagaaggtaGAGGTAAACAGGTTCAATCCATCCTTGAACAGTGTGAAGAAAATGCACTTGAGGTAAAAAGGGTCAAAGTTGAAAACCAAATTTGAAAACCcattgaaaaaattcaaaaattattgCAAAACAGCCCATTAAAGAAGAATACCCATTAAAGAAGTTCAAACAAAACATTTTAGGGAACCCATTTGTAAGCTTGCTTAATTGAATTCATGTACCTAGTGGGGGTGGTGGACCTATTGGATGTTTGGAACACTAACTCCCTTTTTTCTGCTCTGTTCTTTAACTCCAACCCTTTCtcaaagaaagggggagagagagaaagagagctagAATTCATGAAGCTCATGGAGTTAACCAGTAATAGCAGTTGGAAAACAAGAATATGGATAGAGCCACTACAGATAATTAAAACTCTTAGTACCTGCAGGGAATCACCAACATTGATGAAGAAGGAGCTCTGGTCAGGTGGAACAGGGACCCAAGTCCCATCTCTCAGAGAGATTTCCAGGCCTGAAATGTTGTTGGAGTGAAGAACTGAGATTATCTGTGGGTCTGTGTGCTCTCCAAACCCAATTATATTGGGATGACTCAGAGGTTGAACGTTTGGACATGGTGGGTAGTGGTTGATCCTGAACAGACAGTCACTTTCTTCCTCCATCAAAAGCTTGCTGAACACATTCCTCTGTTCAATCCCAAGCCCTTCTGCTAGCAATTCAAGAATTTCACAGGTCATCATCCTCACAGATGAAATATAATCATTAGCAGCAGAGCTGAAACAAAATTCCCAACAGGAAAAGCATTAGAATAGTGAAAAAGCATTAGCTCTGTAAATCAAAAAGGTCTCTCTGTTTTCCTTACCAAAACACTTCTGGGCTTTCACCAAAAATGGACAGAGATCTCTCAGAGATGAATTGAGGATTGCTTCTCAGGAGAATATATTCAATCCACCCAATATCTCCGTTTGGCCCAATTCTTTTGTTTCCATACCCAAATGGATTAGCAGGGCCAGCTTCTTCTTTCTGAGGCAGTGGTAAAGAGAAGAACTTCACAGCTTCAGATTCCAATTTTTGGATGAACTCAATTGGGACTCTATGGTTGATCACCTTGAAGAACCCAAATTCTTCACAGGCCTTAACAACGAGGATCTTTGCATCTGGTTTTGAGAGATCTATAACAGGAATTCCAGAGACAAAGGTGGTGGGTTTGAAGTCATTTATCAGAGAGAACGTATCTAATGCAGGTTTTGAACAGACCACCATGGCAGAAGCAACCCAAAAACTGTAGAGATCTAGGAGaggaaaaggaggaggaggagatggagttGCAGATGAGTTTGAATTTAATGGATTGGAAGTGAGTTTAAATGAGCAAATGTGTTGGGGTGGGGAATGCAGGACATGGAGTTAGGCGTTACAAACTATATAGTCGAGCCATCTGGCGCCCTCTCAGGTTCCGTTTGGTAAAAAACAAGAATTCCTCAACTTCCAAAACAAAGAACTTCAATTCTTTTCTGGACAGTTTCagattttcattttgatttcttcATTAAAATTGAGGGTTAGAGAATCTAGAGTTTTATGTGTCAATCCTTGAGGTGACAACTGCGAGAATCAGAGTGCTATGGGTAAGAACTAAGATGGGATCATGATACATGCTGCATTGTATTGTAACCAAATTCCTGAACTAAAAGCTAAACTGGTAATTAAGCATTTTTTGGGTCCCAATTTAGGCTTAGGACCTAAGGGTTATCCTATCCTATATTCACTCCACCATCTGGATTCTGGCGGCTTTCATTTCTCTATTCAAACAATGGTTGGcaagaaagagagggggagaggggtTACAGTCTGTGAGGGAGGAATTAATGAGGTACCCTCATCATCTGACACGTGTCCCATGATAAACGGTGTTTTTTTGGGGTCCCATTTAATGAAATTGCCCAATATTAAAAATCTACATTATTAGATGACCATGTTATCTTTAGAGATTTTGGAGTCTTGAGGCAACTTTTTGAGGGGCCAATTGAATACAGAACATGAAACACTTCACTACAAGTAAACCCAGAATCTTCGGTTTAGGCAAttcaatggtggtggtggtgatggtggtggtggtggtggtgggggtgttGGTTGGTGGGTCCTGATGAGTCTCCTGACTCACTCCGGAGCCACTGTTACATGctctgagagtacatgtgttcTCTTACCATTTCCAAGCTTGCTTGGTTGTTCTTCCATTGAAACAGATGAAACCTGGGGTATGAAATTAAATGCTCAGATATCAGAACCGAGTACTGAACCCGAAAATCGAGCCGAATTAACCGAACTAAATAAATTTGGTTTCGTTTCGGTTCTTGTATATGAACATTTaatttggttcggttcgattcCGATTTTAGTTACAAAATCGTCGATTTGAACCAAAACAGAATCAAATACCACATTTAAATCCAAGACcctaaatcttttttttttttttaaatttttataatgTTGCCTTTCCATTTGGAACTacaattttgatgtgtttctcttaCTTTGTTAATGGGTAAACAGAAAGATAAGATCTAAAAGTGGAGAACTCAgttggaatttttatttatttatttattaatattcttggttcctttaaggttttgtgagcattttatttatataaatagaGTTTCTTAAGAATACAACAAGGCAACAACAACTGACAGCCTAGCAGAATGGAACCGTATTAGAGAACCAAATTAGACCCAAATTGaaaaaccaaaccaagaaaTGTAATCGAACCGCACCAAGTAGGTTCGGATTCAGTTTCCACTTCTAGAACCGACTCGGCTCTCGGTTCAGTTTTGGATCACACCATCAAGGTATGGAACCGAATGactgaaaccgaaccgattgacacccttgctAGGGTCCATTTGGATCAATCTTCATTACTAAACCCTATTTTAACCCATTTGAGTATAGGCTAATTAACCTGATCATTACTaagaaaatccatttttcaCATGTAAGAGATGTTTATCATAAACCCCatttttaatccatttttctttttgccaTCGGACAAAAATATTATTAGTGAAGGCTAATTTGAGTCTAATCGAGGAAGTACTcttcaattttgtacttttgagaattagggtttcattATATTGTAATGCGTTAAAAATACTATATATAAGAGTGATCTTATTAGGAGGCAAGTGTGTGAAggtttgtaatttcttcatcaAGAATAGTGGAAACTCTAATTTATTGCTCGATCGTGGACGTAGCTCATCTTAATTGAACCACATAAATCATTGTATTCTGTGTATTTGTGTAtgattttctttccctttttttactGTATTGTTAATTCCtaacaaaaaaatcataaaaaaaatataagggattttatttttatttttgttaaattaCAGGGGATGTTTCGTTTGAACCCATTTTAACCACCCAACTTTGGAAGTGTTTCCCACATCTTTTTCTTATATGACTAACCATTCAGGTTACCTTTTTTGTAACTGTACAGTGCAGTACTatatcgtgcggtgcagca encodes:
- the LOC122639476 gene encoding gibberellin 2-beta-dioxygenase 1-like is translated as MVVCSKPALDTFSLINDFKPTTFVSGIPVIDLSKPDAKILVVKACEEFGFFKVINHRVPIEFIQKLESEAVKFFSLPLPQKEEAGPANPFGYGNKRIGPNGDIGWIEYILLRSNPQFISERSLSIFGESPEVFCSAANDYISSVRMMTCEILELLAEGLGIEQRNVFSKLLMEEESDCLFRINHYPPCPNVQPLSHPNIIGFGEHTDPQIISVLHSNNISGLEISLRDGTWVPVPPDQSSFFINVGDSLQVLTNGRFKSVKHRVLTNGLKSRVSMIYFGGPPLDEKIAPLPTLIEEGEESLYKEFTWCEYKKSVYKSRLADNRLLHFQKLRAAADGLQSPDHILKY